The DNA region TTAATGCTACTCTAAGTCTTGCTCCAGGAGGCTCATTCATCTGACCATAAACAAGACAAGTTTTATTAATAACTCCAGACTCTTTCATCTCTGACCATAAGTCATTACCTTCTCTTGTTCTCTCTCCAACACCAGCAAATACAGAATATCCGCCATGTTCACTTGCAATATTATGTATAAGCTCCATTATAAGAACAGTCTTACCAACTCCGGCACCTCCGAAAAGACCTGTTTTACCGCCTTTAATATATGGAGCAAGTAAATCTATTACTTTAATACCGGTTTCAAATATTTCTAATTTTGGTTCTAATGCATCAAACTTAGGAGGGTTAGCATGTATTGAACGATATTCTTTAGCTTTTATAGGTTCGCCTTTATCAACTGTTTGACCTAATACATTAAATATTCTTCCTATAGTTTCATTACCAACAGGAACCATTATATGATTGCCTGTATCTATTATTTCATCTCCTCTAGATATACCATCAGTAGATTCTAAAGCTATAGCCCTTACTCTTCCGCTTCCCAAATGTTGCTGAACTTCGCAGACTATATGTCTTTTTATACCTTCTACTTCTTTATCTATATAAAGAGCATTTAATATTGCAGGAAGATGTCCTTCTTCAAATTCGGCGTCTAATGTTGAGCCTACTACTTGAATTACCTTTCCTTTTTTACCTTCTATCATAAATTTTTTCCTTCAAACAAAAATATTAAAAAATATTGATATATATTTTATATCTATTGAAAACTTATTCAAGTACTTTTATCATTTCTTTATGAATTTTTTTATTGCTTGCTATATATTGTTTTTTTGAGAAAATATCATATTCTTTCATGTTAATATTTGTAACTAAACCGCCAGCCTGCTTCAAAATTACACTTCCCGCACATATATCCCAAGGCGATAATCCATATTCAAAAAATCCGTCAGCAATACCTTCCGCTACCATACATATATCTAATGCAGCAGAACCATCTCTTCTAACTGCTAAACTTCTTTTAACCATATTAGCAAAATCTATCATTCTGTTATTTAAAAAATCATCATCAGTGCTTGTATTATAATAAAAACCTGTAATAATTAAAGAATCTATTAATTTATTATTATTGCTTACACTAATAACTTTTTTATTTTTATAAGCTTTTGATTTTATATGTGCTTTATATACTGTGTCTGTTATAGGGTTATAAACAACGCCAAGTATAGGAATATTTTTGTATGCCAAGCCAATAGATACACAATAAAATGGGTAACCATGTATAAAATTAGTAGTGCCGTCTATAGGGTCTACTATCCAATTAAAGTCTTTATCATTATCTGTTTTTCCAGATTCTTCGCCATAAAAACCGAATTTTGGATATTTTTTAGTTAAATACTCTCTTATTGTTTTTTCATTTTTTACATCTATTTCTGTGAATAAATCTGTTTTTCCTTTATGCGATATCATCTTTGGAGAAGAAAAAAACTTAAGAGAATATTTTCCTGCTTTAATAGCAATATATTCAGCATCTTTTATACATCTATTTAAACTCGATTTTGATATTTTGTTTATTTTAGATTCTATTTCTTTTTTTTCTCTTATCTCTTCTTTTTTTTCATCACTTAATTTTTTAAATATAGGCATAATTAGATACTCCTTAAAAAATTATATTATCTATTAGTCCTAGTCTCTCTAAATAATAATGCAGAAGGATTATCCTTTAATTTTTCACTAAATACTCTCATATTATCAATAATAGCAGCTACATTTGTCTGCATATTTGTATCTTTCATTATGATTCCTGCTGTACCTTTGCCATTTTCTACATCATTAATTATGCTAGATAAATCTCTTGTTATAGAATTAATATGTATTAAACTCTCATTGAAATTTGAAATTACATCTGTGATAGTTTTTTCATTAGTACCTACAATTTCAGTTATGCTCATAATAGTTTTAGACAAATTAGTTAATATTCCCGAAAACTGTTCAAAGTTTAAATCTTTACCAATATCTCCTATAGAACCTAATGTGCTTTCCAAACTAAAAGGCTCTACACCTTGTACAACTGTTTCTGGTTCTATGGATTTAAGCCCGGAAGTTGTAATTGTTGGAGGCGTTGCCATGATATATTTTTCACCAAGACCTAATCCTACTGTCTGTATAGTAAATCTTGTGCCTTCTGGTAATATAACTTTTCTATCTGTAATAAATAAAGTTACTCTTATAGTTCCATCTGGGTTAATACTAATATCTTCTATAAATCCAATATTAATACCGCCGCCTCTATATGATACTTTACCATTTACAAGCAAGTCTCCAATAAATACATAATCTACGTATATTCTGTAACCATTGCCCTTTAATTTAAACTTACCGAATACTGTTATAGCTCCAATTAATAGTACTAAAGTAACTATGAAAAATATTCCTAATTTTACCTTGTTTTTCATAAATCTTCCTTATAAATTAATCTTTTGGTCTAATACTTTCTATATCTTCACCTTTTTTTGTCTATACTACTCATAAAAAAGAAATCTCAAATGAGGGTTTTCTATTTCTTTTAAATGATCAGGGTCTCCGCCTTCTATAACCTGCCCCTTATGCAGCATAACAACTCTATCTGCCATTCTAAATACACTAGTCATATCATGCGTAATAACTATACTTGTAACATTAAGTATATTTTGCATTTTTACTATTAAATCATCTATTACTCTAGACATAACAGGATCTAGTCCAGTAGTAGGTTCATCATATAATAATATTTCAGGGTCCATTGCAATAGCACGAGCAAGCCCAACACGTTTTTTCATTCCTCCAGACAATTCTGAAGGCATTTTATGTTCTATATTTGGCATGCCAACCATATCCAACACTTCAGCTACTTTTACCTTTATCTTGCTTTCCGGCATACCCTTTTTTATTCTTCTAAGCCCAAAACTTACATTCTCATAAACATTCAAAGAGTCAAATAAAGCAGCCCCCTGAAAAACCATAGCAAACTTTTTTCTAACTTCTGTAAGTTCATTATCAGATATCTGATTTATATCATTACCATCTATTATAATACTTCCGGAATCTGGCTGTAATAAACCTATTAAGTGTTTTATAAGAACGCTTTTTCCACAGCCGGAGTTACCTATAACCGCTAATGTTTCGCCTCTATTAACTATGAGATTAACACCATTCAAGACCTTTTGACTGCCAAAACTTTTATATACATCTTTTAATTCTATTATATTCATAAAACGAAAATTTCCCTCAAACAGTAACTCTTAATAATTTTATTCCTTTTTCACTATATATACTATATTCTCCAAGATATGCAGGTAAAAGAACAGTTTTTCCAGCCTCTAATTCAATACTATTTTCATCACTTGTTATTGTTCCATTTCCTTCCATTACTAATATTATTTCAAATGTTTTATTATTAGTTTTAGAAGTGTATTTATCTTTTATAAGATATTCTTCTGTTGTGAAATATTCATTTGAAAATATATTATTGATTTCTATATTATTTTCTTTTAATAAATTTTCTTTTTTTGATTTCAATTGAAATGCATCTATATCTTTAATAACATTAAAAGAGTCTTCTATATGAAGTTCTCTTGAATTACCATTTTTATCTACTCTATTCCAATCATAAAGTCTGTAGGTAACATCACTTGGAGTTTGTATTTCTGCTATTAAACTATTACCCATTATAGCATGTATACAGCCATTTGGTATATAAAAAGCATCTCCTTTTTTTATATCAAAATAATTAAACATATCTTCTATGTTTTCTTTATTTTCTATAGCAGCTTTCAATTTATTTTTATCAATACCTTTTTTTAACCCTATTAAAAGTTTAGCATTTTCATCTGCTTCCATAATATACCACATTTCATTTTTGCCATGTTTATTATGTTTTTTATTAGCATATTCTTCATCGGGGTGAACTTGTATTGATAATTTATCTTTCGCATCTATAAATTTTATTAATAGAGGGAAATCTTTTTGATTTTTACAATTACTTCCCAATAGTTTTTCGCCGAGATGTTCTATTAAAAATGATATATCTTTTTCTTTAAACTCTCCATTAGAAACAATGTTTTTATCATTTTTTAAATCACATATTTCCCAGCTTTCGCCGATATTTTTATCTTTATCAAAATGTTTAGAATAAGATTTAACTAATGTGTTGCCGCCCCAGATGGACTCTTTACCAATTTCTTTAAATTCAAATATATACATAGTTACATTATATAAAATAAAAAAAATAATTCAATACAATAAAATTTAATTATTTAAATACCGCACGTTAAATTAAGCAATAAATTATTAATATGTTTTAATTATATAATTTTTATTATAAACAATAGTTATTAAAGCGTGCGTTGAATGGATTTTTAATTTAAATAAAAACTTGGGTGGGGTGCTTTTTTATTTAGTAGACAAAAAGATAATAAAATTAGAATTTTAAAATGATACAATAAAAAATAAAGGGTGGGGTATGTTATAAAAACAAAAAATAAATAAAAAGGAGTATCAACTTAAAAGTTAATACCCCTCTTATTAATAAAAACTATTATACTATAATTATGCTTTAATTAACACTTTGCCGTCTTTTGCATATAGCTTATTAGTAAATACATCATTAATATTCTCTAAATCAACAATGTCAGTGATAATTTCTGATACATCTATTACTCCTTTAGCAAGTAAATTAGCAGCCCTTTCAAAAGCATAAGGATTGACAAAAGAAGTTTTTATCGTAAGCTCTTTTTGAAACATTTCAAAAGGTTTTATTTTTACTTCATCATCAGGAGCAGTAAGTCCAAAAAGCATTATTTCAGCACCCTTGCCTGCATATTTAATAGAATATTTAGCAGTCTGTACTTTTCCAGCACAATCTATAACTTTATCAATATTAAATATATTATTATTTTTTAGTATTTCTTCAGTATTATCATTAATAGGGTCTATTACAATATTAGCACCATATTTTTTAGCTCTTTCTCTTCTTTTTTCAAACGGCTCTACAGCAATTATATTAACAGCCCCTTTATATTTTAAAAGTTGAATCATCATAAGCCCAATATTTCCAGCACCAACTACCATCACAGTATCACCCTGCTTAATATCCATTAAATCTATACCATGCAAGCAACAAGAAATAGGTTCAACCATAGCCGCACTCTCATAAGAAACATTATCAGCTACTTTAAATACTAAGTTCTCTTTAACTGTAACATACTCAGCAAAACCCCCGTCTAATGATACTCCAACAGCAGTCATATTGTTGCATAGGTGTTTTTTAGCATTATTACAATAGTAGCAATTATTACAATAGTCATTAGGATCAATAGCAACTTTATCTCCTATTTTTACTTTAGTAACATTCTTTCCAATTTTCTCTACACAGCCTGATAATTCATGTCCCAATATTCTAGGAGGCTTAACATCAGTGCATCCTTTCTCTCCTTCATATATATGAACATCTGTTCCGCACACTCCAGAGTATTTAACTTTTATTAAAACTTCATTGTCTTTAGGTTCTTTTATATTTACGTCTTCTACAACAATTTTTTGTTTTCCATAAAATACAGCAGCTTTCATTATTAAACTCCTATAAAAAATAATAAAATTACTATGAAATAATAATCTATTAAATATTCTTGTCAAGAAGATGAAAAAAACATTTATATTATTATGTAATTTTTATATGTGTTGTTATAAATATACCGCACGTTAAACAAAATTTAAAATATAAATCAATTATGAATATTAATTTGTGTTATTATAAAAATTAGCTCATCGTGCGTTGAATATACTTGTTATTTAAATAAAAACTTGGGTGGGTATGCTTTTTTATTTAGTTAACAAAAAAATAATAAAATTAGAATTTTAAAATGATACAATAAAAAATAAAGGGTGGGGTGTGTAATGAAAATAAAAAAAGAGTATAGATTTTTTTAATCCATACTCTTTATTATTTTTATAAACAATTATATTTTATTTTACAACTATGTTTACAAGCTTTCCTTTAACATAAACTACTTTAACAATGTTTTTACCTTCTGTAAACTGTTTTACTTTGTCGCTTGATAATGCTTGATTTTTTGCATCATCTTCGCTTATATTAACATCAGCTTCTATTCTGTCTCTTATTTTACCATTAACTTGGAATACAAGTTCAAATGTGTCATCTTTGCAATACTGTTCATCATGCTCAACCCATCTTTCTTCAATTATCATTTTACCGAAGTTTAATATTTGATAAAGCTCTTCTGTGATATGCGGAGCTATTGGGTTAAGAAGAATTAAGTATCCTCTAATCACTTCTCTAAACATAGCATAATCATCATTGTTAGCTAATTTTATAGTAGACATATCATTCAAAAGCTCCATTAATGAAGCAATTGCAGTGTTGAAGTGGAATCTGTCTTTAATGTCTATTGTAACTTTCTTAATAGTTTTATTGTATTTTCTAAATAATTTTTGTCCGTCTTTTGAAAGATTGTTGTAGTCAAATGATTTGGCATTTTTGAAAGCTTCTTCATCTTTGTATTTTAAGAATAAGTTCCAAATTCTGTTTAAGAATCTTGCAGAACCTTTAACACCCTCATCAGACCATTCTTTGTCTTTTTCTGGAGGAGCAACAAACATAACAAATATTCTAACAGCATCAGCACCGAAAAGCTCTATAATCTCAGCAGGATCAACACCATTAGCTTTTGATTTAGACATCTTTTCCATTTTTACTATAATATCTTCTTTTTTAATGCCGTCTTTTTCGTATTCTTTATTGTTCATCTGCTCTTGAGTATAGAATTTTTTCAATGATTTAGCCTCATAACTATTTGCTAAAACCATACCTTGAGTAAGAAGTCTATTGAAAGGCTCATCTCCTTTTATAAGTCCTATATCTCTCATAAACTTGTACCAGAATCTTGAATACAAAAGGTGCATACAAGCATGTTCAATACCGCCTATGTATTGGTCAACTCCAAGCCAAGCATTAGCAGAAGCAGGGTCAAAAGGCATTTTATCATTATGAGCATCAGTGTATCTTGCATAATACCAAGAACTGCATGTAAATGTGTCCATAGTATCAGTTTCTCTCTTTGCAGGAGCACCGCATTTAGGACATGTTGTATTAACAAATGATGCAGATTTTTTAAGAGGATTTTCTCCAACTGTAAACTCTATATCCATAGGAAGTGTTATAGGTAATTCACTTTCAGGTACAGGTACAACACCGCATTTCTCACAATGTACAAAAGGAAGAGGATTGCCCCAATATCTTTGTCTTGATATAAGCCAATCTCTAAGTTTATATTGAACTTTTTCTTTTCCGAAACCTTTTTCTGTTGCATACTCTATTGCTCTTTTTATAGCATCTCTTGAAGAAAGTCCGTTTAATATATCAGAATTAACAACTATTCCATCTTCTACATAAGCTTCTGTCATAGTTTCTGCTTTTATAGAATTGTCAGCATTTTGTATAACAACTTTTACAGGGATATTATATTTTTTGGCAAATTCAAAGTCCCTCTGGTCATGAGCAGGTACAGCCATTACCGCACCGCTACCATACTCAGCTAAAACGAAATTAGCAGCATATAAAGGAGCTTTCTCACCATTAAATGGATTAACTACATATCTTCCTGTAAATACACCTTCTTTTTCGTAGTCTGTTTTTTGGTCAATCTTAGCAGACTTTTTAATAAACTCTTCTACAGCACTTTTCTGTTCAGGAGTACACATATCTAAAAGTCCGTCATAGTTCCAAGCTATAGCCATATAAGTAACACCGTAAATAGTGTCCGGGCGAGTTGTAAATATAGGGAAGTCTTTGCCGTCATCTAGATTAAAATTGATATAAGCACCAACACTTCTTCCTATCCAGTTTTTCTGCATAGCTATAACATTATCAGGCCAATAACCTTCTAATAGTTTTAAATCAGCGTCTAACTGTTCAGCATAATCAGTAACTTTTATATACCATTGTTCAAGTTTCTTTTTAGTAACTTCTCCGTCACATCTCCAGCAAGTGCCTTCTGCAGTAACTTGTTCGTTTGCTAATACTGTATTACAATGGTCGCACCAGTTAACATCGCCACCTTTTCTATATAAAAGCCCTTTCTCATACATTTTTAATATAAACCACTGTCCCCATTTATAATAATCAGGCAAACAAGTAGTAACTTCTCTATCCCAGTCATATGAATATCCAAGCAAGTTTAATTGGTCTTTCATATTAGCAATATTTTTCAAAGTCCATTCAGCAGGGTGGGTTTTGTTATCAATAGCGGCATTTTCTGCAGGCATACCGAAAGCGTCCCAGCCCATTGGGTGTAAAATATCATAGCCCAACAGTTTATAGTATCTAGCTATAGAGTCAGCTATAGTGTAGTTTGAAACGTGTCCCATATGCATTTTTCCAGATGGATATGGAAACATCTCTAATACATAATATTTTTTGTCTGTAGGTTTAGAAACTGTTTTGAAAGATTGATTGTCTTTCCAGTACTTCTGCCATTTCTTTTCAATGGTGGTAAAATTATATTCCATAATATACACTCCGTAGTTTGATACTATTTATTAATAAAAAAAATTATTATTTTTATGTGTATTTTGTAAAATTCCGCTTATTTTATTACTGTATAAAGAATTAAAATAAGATGATAACAGCAAAATATATTTACTGAAAATTTTTACAACAAAAATTATATTGCAAAATGTTATATTTTTCAAGTATTTTTTGTATATTTGTATAGATTTATGTTAATTGTAAAGAAGAGTAGTTTATTTTTTACGTAAAATTTACATTAATCTGTATGTTATGTGTGATATGTATTATATATTACTTATAAAAAGCTTATTATTGTAAATTTATTGTAAAATATTTGTAAAATTATATTGACAAAACTATCCCTTTGACTATAATTATAATTGTAAAGATAATTTACAATACAATAATCGGAGGTTAATTTATGAATACTAAATTACAACTTTCTATAAAAATAACTCCTAGTAAATTGCCTGAAAATGCTAGAAGATTAATAGAATTTTACTTTCATAATGCAAAAATAATATATATAGATAAAATTAATGATGAATATGAAGTGAAATTATCCAACGGAACTTATATTGATTTTGATAAAAACGGTAATTGGAATTATATAAGCAGTGATGATACTATAACAGATAGCATACTTCCAAAATCTATATCAAATAAAGTAAAAAATATTATAAAAAAATATAAAGATGTTCATATATATGAAATAAACAAAAGAATAAATTTTTATAGAATAAAATTAAGTAATTCCATAGATTTATGTATAAATTACAGAGGAGATTTATTAGCTTAAAGATGTTTTTTTATTGAGTATTAGTATGAGTTATTATATAATATACATCATATTAATAAAAAAGGTTGTTTTATGAAAAAGAAGATATTATTTATATTGATAATTGCAATTTCATTACTTTATTCCAAGAGCAATAATGATAAAATAAATAATTTAGGCATTACAAATGAAATAATAAAGCCTAGCGATGAATTATTAAGCTTATTAAAAAAAAATAAAAAGAAAACAGGTGTTGCTGAAATAATAGAATTAATAAATGAGGGCGGTATAAATGCAAGCTCTAAAACTGAAATTAATATAGGCGATGTTACACACTATGCTAATTCTACTCCTTTAATGATAGCTTCATCATACGGGCATTATGATATAGCAAAAGCTTTGATTGATAATGGGGCTTTGGTTAATTTAAGAGCAGACGATGGATTTAATGCTTTAATGGAAGCTGTGAGAACTGGCAATATAGAAATAGCAAAATTATTAATAGAACATAACTCTGATATAAATATAAAAAATAAAGACGGAAAAAATATGATTATGATTGCATGCGAAAAGGGTAATGAAGAAATGTTTAATATATTAATAGAAAACAATGCAGATATAAATGAAAAATCATCTTGGGGAGCATCTGCACTTATTTATGCTTCTGAAAAAGGCAATATCAACATAATGAAATATTTAATAGATAATGGAATAGATGTTAATGGAAAAGCTGATGATAATGGGGATACTCCATTACTTTGGGCTGTTACAGGTGAGAATCCTTATGAAGCTTCAAAACTTTTAATAGAAAATGGTGCCAATGTAAATGCTACAAATTATGGAGGAGTTGCTCCTGCTACTATACTTGCGGCGTCTACTCCTAAAGTAGTAAAGCTTTTAAAAGATAATGGTGCTGATTTGGATACTAAATTTTTAGATTATTATCCTCCTATAGCAATTGCTGCAGGTGCGGGTAATTTAGAAATAGTTAAGGCATTGGTTGAAAATGGGGCTGATGTGAACTATTATCCTAATGATATAAACTATACTGCGATATTTCATGCTATAGACCAACATAATTATGAAGTTGCTGAATATTTATTTAAAAATGGAGTGGATTTAAATATAAAAATGAAACCTGATAATGACTATGGCAGAAGTATAAAAGAAAGCTACAATGTTTTAGAATATGCTGAGGCTATTCAGGATAAAAAAATGATTGATTTAGTAAAAAAATATTATAAGAAAAAATAAATAGTTTTAAATTTTATTTTCTACTAAATACAATCAATAAAATCTAAAATGAAATCTAAGTTGACAAAATATACCGCTACAATGTATAATCAAAAAATATAATACATAATAAAAAAGAGGTTTATGATGAAAGTATTATGGATTATTATAATTAGTTCGTACATTGCTTATGGTCAGGTAAGTGAAGATTTTAAGAATTTAGCGGCAACAAATAAAGAATCAGCATTATACAAATCAGTAGTATTAGAAAATATTGATGAGTTTAAATACATAATTGAAAACAATAAAGAATATATAATTTATTCTATAACGAACAGTGAAACATGGTATAACTATATACCTAATTTAAGCACTAATAATTTCTCTGATTTCGTAAAAGTTTTATTAGATAATGGAATGGATATTAACGAGAAAAATGAAGAGGGAAAAAGCCTTATACTTAATGTAAGTAAGTACTACAATTCATTTCATAAACCTAAATTCGGTACAAGTGAAATTATAGGAGTTCCAGATAGTAAATATAAAATTGAAACACTTATAAATCTTGGGGCAAATATTAATATACAAGATAATGACGGAAATGGTATAATTCATTATATACTTTCTAGAGATAATATAGGAACAGAAGAATATGATATTATTGAAATGCTCATAAAAAACTCAGTCAATATTAATTTACAAAATAATGATGGAGATACTGCACTTCATAAAATTTTATATAAAAAAAATAATGACTATAGAGATATTGATATGGAAAAAAAAGTTGCCTCTCTTTTGATAGAAAATAATGCAGATAAAAATATAAAAAATAATAATGGGCAAAAAGCGTATCCCGGAGCATTTATATATAATATAAAATTAACTTTTAATGGAATATTTGGTACTTTATTTAATATTTTTAAGATTGTACTTCTAATTGTAATTGGTATACCTGCATTAATATTACATTTTATAGTTTTTAATATTTCAGAATTTTTCAGATAATTGATTTTTTATATAATTTATCAAAGCTTATATAATATAATTTTATAAAATAAAATTAAAAATTATTATTTTTTTTATTTTTTTGTTTTAGCAATATCCTTATTATATATAAATATCAAAATAATAAGGAAAATTACAAAAATAATAGACAATATAATATTTTTAACATAAATATTAAAATTTAAATTTATTAATTCAGTTAGTATATTCATACCCAATATCATAGGAATTGATATAGTTATAAAAAACAAAACTATAGAT from Brachyspira pilosicoli P43/6/78 includes:
- a CDS encoding ankyrin repeat domain-containing protein; protein product: MKVLWIIIISSYIAYGQVSEDFKNLAATNKESALYKSVVLENIDEFKYIIENNKEYIIYSITNSETWYNYIPNLSTNNFSDFVKVLLDNGMDINEKNEEGKSLILNVSKYYNSFHKPKFGTSEIIGVPDSKYKIETLINLGANINIQDNDGNGIIHYILSRDNIGTEEYDIIEMLIKNSVNINLQNNDGDTALHKILYKKNNDYRDIDMEKKVASLLIENNADKNIKNNNGQKAYPGAFIYNIKLTFNGIFGTLFNIFKIVLLIVIGIPALILHFIVFNISEFFR
- a CDS encoding type I phosphomannose isomerase catalytic subunit — translated: MYIFEFKEIGKESIWGGNTLVKSYSKHFDKDKNIGESWEICDLKNDKNIVSNGEFKEKDISFLIEHLGEKLLGSNCKNQKDFPLLIKFIDAKDKLSIQVHPDEEYANKKHNKHGKNEMWYIMEADENAKLLIGLKKGIDKNKLKAAIENKENIEDMFNYFDIKKGDAFYIPNGCIHAIMGNSLIAEIQTPSDVTYRLYDWNRVDKNGNSRELHIEDSFNVIKDIDAFQLKSKKENLLKENNIEINNIFSNEYFTTEEYLIKDKYTSKTNNKTFEIILVMEGNGTITSDENSIELEAGKTVLLPAYLGEYSIYSEKGIKLLRVTV
- a CDS encoding PepSY-like domain-containing protein, giving the protein MNTKLQLSIKITPSKLPENARRLIEFYFHNAKIIYIDKINDEYEVKLSNGTYIDFDKNGNWNYISSDDTITDSILPKSISNKVKNIIKKYKDVHIYEINKRINFYRIKLSNSIDLCINYRGDLLA
- a CDS encoding ankyrin repeat domain-containing protein; the encoded protein is MKKKILFILIIAISLLYSKSNNDKINNLGITNEIIKPSDELLSLLKKNKKKTGVAEIIELINEGGINASSKTEINIGDVTHYANSTPLMIASSYGHYDIAKALIDNGALVNLRADDGFNALMEAVRTGNIEIAKLLIEHNSDINIKNKDGKNMIMIACEKGNEEMFNILIENNADINEKSSWGASALIYASEKGNINIMKYLIDNGIDVNGKADDNGDTPLLWAVTGENPYEASKLLIENGANVNATNYGGVAPATILAASTPKVVKLLKDNGADLDTKFLDYYPPIAIAAGAGNLEIVKALVENGADVNYYPNDINYTAIFHAIDQHNYEVAEYLFKNGVDLNIKMKPDNDYGRSIKESYNVLEYAEAIQDKKMIDLVKKYYKKK
- a CDS encoding inositol monophosphatase family protein: MPIFKKLSDEKKEEIREKKEIESKINKISKSSLNRCIKDAEYIAIKAGKYSLKFFSSPKMISHKGKTDLFTEIDVKNEKTIREYLTKKYPKFGFYGEESGKTDNDKDFNWIVDPIDGTTNFIHGYPFYCVSIGLAYKNIPILGVVYNPITDTVYKAHIKSKAYKNKKVISVSNNNKLIDSLIITGFYYNTSTDDDFLNNRMIDFANMVKRSLAVRRDGSAALDICMVAEGIADGFFEYGLSPWDICAGSVILKQAGGLVTNINMKEYDIFSKKQYIASNKKIHKEMIKVLE
- a CDS encoding zinc-dependent alcohol dehydrogenase family protein → MKAAVFYGKQKIVVEDVNIKEPKDNEVLIKVKYSGVCGTDVHIYEGEKGCTDVKPPRILGHELSGCVEKIGKNVTKVKIGDKVAIDPNDYCNNCYYCNNAKKHLCNNMTAVGVSLDGGFAEYVTVKENLVFKVADNVSYESAAMVEPISCCLHGIDLMDIKQGDTVMVVGAGNIGLMMIQLLKYKGAVNIIAVEPFEKRRERAKKYGANIVIDPINDNTEEILKNNNIFNIDKVIDCAGKVQTAKYSIKYAGKGAEIMLFGLTAPDDEVKIKPFEMFQKELTIKTSFVNPYAFERAANLLAKGVIDVSEIITDIVDLENINDVFTNKLYAKDGKVLIKA
- a CDS encoding MlaD family protein → MKNKVKLGIFFIVTLVLLIGAITVFGKFKLKGNGYRIYVDYVFIGDLLVNGKVSYRGGGINIGFIEDISINPDGTIRVTLFITDRKVILPEGTRFTIQTVGLGLGEKYIMATPPTITTSGLKSIEPETVVQGVEPFSLESTLGSIGDIGKDLNFEQFSGILTNLSKTIMSITEIVGTNEKTITDVISNFNESLIHINSITRDLSSIINDVENGKGTAGIIMKDTNMQTNVAAIIDNMRVFSEKLKDNPSALLFRETRTNR
- the leuS gene encoding leucine--tRNA ligase, whose product is MEYNFTTIEKKWQKYWKDNQSFKTVSKPTDKKYYVLEMFPYPSGKMHMGHVSNYTIADSIARYYKLLGYDILHPMGWDAFGMPAENAAIDNKTHPAEWTLKNIANMKDQLNLLGYSYDWDREVTTCLPDYYKWGQWFILKMYEKGLLYRKGGDVNWCDHCNTVLANEQVTAEGTCWRCDGEVTKKKLEQWYIKVTDYAEQLDADLKLLEGYWPDNVIAMQKNWIGRSVGAYINFNLDDGKDFPIFTTRPDTIYGVTYMAIAWNYDGLLDMCTPEQKSAVEEFIKKSAKIDQKTDYEKEGVFTGRYVVNPFNGEKAPLYAANFVLAEYGSGAVMAVPAHDQRDFEFAKKYNIPVKVVIQNADNSIKAETMTEAYVEDGIVVNSDILNGLSSRDAIKRAIEYATEKGFGKEKVQYKLRDWLISRQRYWGNPLPFVHCEKCGVVPVPESELPITLPMDIEFTVGENPLKKSASFVNTTCPKCGAPAKRETDTMDTFTCSSWYYARYTDAHNDKMPFDPASANAWLGVDQYIGGIEHACMHLLYSRFWYKFMRDIGLIKGDEPFNRLLTQGMVLANSYEAKSLKKFYTQEQMNNKEYEKDGIKKEDIIVKMEKMSKSKANGVDPAEIIELFGADAVRIFVMFVAPPEKDKEWSDEGVKGSARFLNRIWNLFLKYKDEEAFKNAKSFDYNNLSKDGQKLFRKYNKTIKKVTIDIKDRFHFNTAIASLMELLNDMSTIKLANNDDYAMFREVIRGYLILLNPIAPHITEELYQILNFGKMIIEERWVEHDEQYCKDDTFELVFQVNGKIRDRIEADVNISEDDAKNQALSSDKVKQFTEGKNIVKVVYVKGKLVNIVVK